The DNA segment CTGTCACGGCTGGTCTCAGCCCTCGCAGGGGGACAGGGGTCTCTCATCACCCCCTCCACACCTCACAGGGACGCGTCCTAAAATATCTTGAAGCCTTTCAGCAAGGTGAGCGTGGGAGCTTTCCTCTTGCTCTGAGCCCGCGAGGACTTGACGGTGACCAGCTTGGCCTGGGCCACTGAGGGAATCTCCTTGTAGTTGACGGTGGAGAGGGTGTTGAAGGTGCAGCTGGCCAGCCCGTGGCGGGCAGGCAGGGCCACGGGCGTGGCCACTGGTGTGGCCACCAGTGGGCAGGGACGCTCCTCGGTGATGAAGAGCGGCCGGATGGGCTGGCTGCCCTCCGCCTGCCGCCGCACCTCCCGCACCGCTTCATGGAACACGTGCTGGACCCCCACGAAGTCCTGGCATGCAGACACCTCGTAGAAAAGGCACCCGAACCTCCTCGCCAGGGACATCCCTTCGGCTGCAGGCACCTGCCTGGAGAGAGTGGGGGGGATGGGTGCTGCATCCCTTGGGGTGCTGCAACCACCTGAAAAGGGGAGTGAGGGGTGCAGGAAGGAGCAATGGTCCCACACCTGCATGCTGGTGAGCACCAGGGCAACATCCACTTGTCCTTCCTCCTTGGACAAGCAGGGGACACAGCTCTGAaagagttttttgcctttttggaAATCCCAGAGCAATGAGCTGCGCAAATCCCTGGGGAATTGTGCAACGTCCTGTGCTGGGGATGTGTGCCGGGGACGTGGGGGGCTGGATGCCATGGCATCATGTGGGGAGGAGGTGGGGCAGGTCCTTTCATAGGGAGGGGGAAGGTTCCGTGCTGGGAGCAAGGCGGGCTCAGCAACACACCTGACTCAAGGACCCCTGGTACCAACACTCAGTACAGCCCTAGAGTGG comes from the Patagioenas fasciata isolate bPatFas1 chromosome 12, bPatFas1.hap1, whole genome shotgun sequence genome and includes:
- the RASL12 gene encoding ras-like protein family member 12 isoform X2 — its product is MSSMFGKPRAGGERPPQTPLAECNVAILGCQGAGKSALTVKFLTKRFISEYDPNLEDTYASEELVDQQPVLLKVMDTADQDGPGNCERYLHWASAFLVVYSIDNRESFEGCQRYLEILAQHMRGCQCRSPVLLLGNKLDMEQYRAVSPACPRRKDKWMLPWCSPACRQVPAAEGMSLARRFGCLFYEVSACQDFVGVQHVFHEAVREVRRQAEGSQPIRPLFITEERPCPLVATPVATPVALPARHGLASCTFNTLSTVNYKEIPSVAQAKLVTVKSSRAQSKRKAPTLTLLKGFKIF